From a single Brassica napus cultivar Da-Ae chromosome C9, Da-Ae, whole genome shotgun sequence genomic region:
- the LOC106372466 gene encoding receptor-like cytosolic serine/threonine-protein kinase RBK1: MAVEETEKKKESKEEQEIELHRNDLGLEHSSSSGVLGITIMMDPDIDNSSTYYSTCSSCSPDDESSSLSSPFSNTPNKIVSSSYHGGLQWNKMIESIKKKSIRRFTVIPLLASYELTRKNLRRKQPKLPFPPSENGFPCERFFMPKPSWRNFTYEELVAATDDFNPENMIGKGGHAEVYKGVLPDGETVAIKKLMSHAKEEEDRVSDFLSELGIIAHVNHPNAARLRGFSSDRGLHFVLEYAPHGSLSTKLFGSEECLEWKIRYKVALGIADGLSYLHNVCPRRIIHRDIKASNILLSRDFDAQISDFGLAKWLPENWAHHVVFPIEGTFGYMAPEYFIHGIVDEKIDVFAFGVLLLEIITSRRAVDTASRQSIVAWAKPFLEKNSVEDIVDPRLGNEFDPTEMKRVMLTASMCIHHIATMRPDMTRVVQLLRGEDGPAELELQQKPGQGGAVIVNACDLQDHTSSSYLNELIRHRQLLME; encoded by the exons agacagagaagaagaaagaaagcaaAGAGGAACAAGAGATAGAGCTTCACAGGAACGACTTAGGCCTCGaacattcatcatcatcaggtgTACTTGGCATCACAATTATGATGGATCCAGACATAGACAATAGCAGCACTTATTACAGTACTTGCAGCTCTTGCTCCCCTGACGAtgaatcatcatcattatcctcTCCATTTTCGAATACTCCTAATAAAATCGTTTCGTCTTCCTATCATGGTGGTCTTCAATGGAACAAAATGATCGAATCCATCAAGAAGAAGTCCATACGAAGATTCACTGTCATTCCTCTCCTAGCAAGTTACGAATTAACGCGTAAAAACTTGCGTCGCAAGCAACCTAAGCTCCCTTTCCCTCCCTCTGAGAATGGCTTCCCCTGTGAACGTTTCTTTATGCCTAAACCCTCTTGGCGAAACTTCACCTACGAAGAGCTCGTTGCAGCCACCGATGATTTCAATCCTG agAATATGATTGGGAAGGGAGGACATGCTGAGGTATACAAAGGGGTCTTGCCTGATGGTGAGACGGTGGCGATCAAGAAACTTATGAGTCACGCCAAGGAGGAAGAAGACAGAGTGAGTGATTTCCTTTCAGAGCTAGGTATAATCGCACATGTAAACCACCCAAACGCAGCGCGGCTTCGAGGTTTCAGCAGTGATCGTGGTTTGCATTTTGTGCTTGAGTACGCTCCCCATGGCAGCCTCTCTACAAAGCTCTTTG GATCAGAGGAGTGTCTGGAGTGGAAGATAAGGTATAAAGTGGCTCTAGGTATAGCTGATGGTCTAAGTTATCTTCACAATGTTTGCCCTAGACGGATCATTCACCGTGACATCAAAGCTTCTAACATATTACTCAGCCGAGATTTTGATGCTCAG ATTTCAGATTTTGGACTAGCAAAATGGTTACCAGAGAACTGGGCTCATCATGTTGTATTCCCCATCGAAGGAACATTCGG GTATATGGCTCCAGAATACTTCATACACGgcattgttgatgagaagattgATGTGTTTGCCTTTGGTGTGTTGCTTCTAGAGATCATAACCAGTCGTAGGGCTGTTGATACAGCCAGCAGACAAAGCATCGTTGCATGG GCAAAACCTTTTCTGGAGAAGAACAGCGTTGAGGACATTGTGGATCCTCGGCTAGGAAATGAGTTTGATCCAACAGAGATGAAACGAGTGATGCTAACAGCTTCAATGTGTATACATCATATAGCCACAATGCGACCTGACATGACCCGG GTAGTGCAGCTGTTGCGTGGAGAAGACGGCCCAGCTGAGCTAGAGCTACAGCAGAAGCCAGGTCAAGGAGGGGCGGTGATTGTGAACGCTTGCGATCTACAGGATCACACCTCCTCCTCATACCTCAACGAACTCATCCGACACAGGCAACTCCTCATGGAGTGA